Proteins from one Falco naumanni isolate bFalNau1 chromosome 2, bFalNau1.pat, whole genome shotgun sequence genomic window:
- the KLHL15 gene encoding kelch-like protein 15, whose translation MAGDVEGFSSSIHDTSVSAGFRALYEEGLLLDVTLVIEDHQFQAHKALLATQSDYFRIMFTADMRERDQDKIHLKGLTATGFSHVLQFMYYGTIELSMNTVHEILQAAMYVQLIEVVKFCCSFLLAKICLENCAEIMRLLDDFGVNIEGVREKLDSFLLENFVPLMSRPDFLSYLSFEKLMSYLDNDHLSRFPEIELYEAVQAWLRHDRRRWRHTDTIIQNIRFCLMTPSSVFEKVKTSEFYRYSRQLRHEVDQAMNYFHSVHQQPLMEMKSNKIRSAKPQTAVFRGMIGHSMVNSKILLLHKPRVWWELEGPQVPLRPDCLAIVNNFVFLLGGEELGPDGEFHASSKVFRYDPRQNTWLRMADMSVPRSEFAVGVIGRYVYAVAGRTRDETFYSTERYDITEDKWEFVDPYPVNKYGHEGTVLGNKLYITGGITSSSTSKQVCVFDPSKEGTVEQRTRRSQVVTNCWENKCKMNYARCFHKMISYNGKLYVFGGVCVILRASFESQGCPSTEVYDPDTDQWTILASMPIGRSGHGVAVLDKQIMVLGGLCYNGHYSDSILTFDPEENKWKEDEYPRMPCKLDGLQVCSLHFPEYVLEHVKRCS comes from the exons ATGGCAGGGGACGTGGAAGGGTTTAGCTCCTCCATCCATGACACCAGTGTCTCTGCTGGATTCAGAGCACTGTATGAGGAGGGATTGCTTCTTGATGTCACACTTGTCATTGAAGACCACCAATTTCAGGCCCATAAAGCACTGCTTGCCACCCAGAGTGATTACTTCAGGATTATGTTCACAGCTGATATGCGAGAACGAGATCAGGACAAAATCCATTTGAAAGGTCTGACAGCTACAGGCTTCAGTCATGTCCTCCAATTCATGTACTATGGAACTATTGAACTGAGTATGAACACTGTTCATGAAATTCTTCAGGCTGCCATGTATGTCCAGCTTATTGAGGTGGTAAaattttgctgctcttttctcttAGCTAAAATCTGCTTAGAAAACTGTGCAGAAATTATGAGACTTCTGGATGATTTTGGTGTAAACATCGAAGGAGTCAGGGAAAAGTTGGATTCCTTTCTGCTAGAGAATTTTGTGCCACTCATGTCCAGACCTGACTTCCTTTCATATCTGAGCTTTGAGAAGCTCATGTCTTACTTGGATAATGATCATCTGAGCAGGTTTCCAGAGATAGAGCTGTATGAAGCTGTTCAGGCCTGGCTGCGCCATGATAGAAGACGCTGGAGGCATACGGACACCATCATTCAGAATATCAGGTTTTGTTTGATGACACCATCCAGTGTTTTTGAGAAG GTAAAAACATCAGAGTTTTATCGATACTCCCGGCAGCTGCGACATGAGGTTGACCAAGCCATGAATTACTTTCATAGTGTTCACCAACAGCCTTTGATGGAAATGAAATCGAACAAAATTCGTTCTGCCAAACCTCAGACTGCAGTATTTAGAGGAATGATAGGACACAGTATGGTAAACAGTAAAATTCTTCTCTTGCACAAACCCAGGGTCTGGTGGGAACTAGAGGGTCCTCAAGTACCTTTAAGACCAGACTGCCTTGCCATTGTGAATAACTTTGTGTTCCTATTAGGTGGGGAAGAACTGGGGCCAGATGGTGAGTTTCATGCTTCATCCAAAGTGTTTAGATATGACCCAAGACAGAACACTTGGTTACGAATGGCAGACATGTCTGTTCCACGTTCTGAGTTTGCTGTTGGAGTTATTGGGAGGTATGTTTATGCAGTGGCTGGGAGAACGAGGGATGAAACATTTTACTCAACTGAACGATATGATATTACTGAAGATAAATGGGAGTTTGTGGATCCCTATCCAGTCAATAAATATGGACATGAAGGGACTGTGCTTGGTAACAAGTTGTATATCACTGGTGGAATTACATCTTCTTCAACTTCTAAgcaagtgtgtgtgtttgatCCCAGTAAAGAAGGGACAGTAGAGCAGCGAACAAGGAGATCTCAAGTGGTCACTAACTGTTGGgagaacaaatgcaaaatgaattaTGCAAGATGCTTTCACAAAATGATTTCTTATAATGGCAAGCTTTATGTCTTTGGTGGTGTCTGTGTGATCCTGAGGGCCTCCTTTGAATCTCAAGGATGTCCTTCTACAGAGGTTTATGACCCAGATACCGATCAATGGACTATATTGGCTTCTATGCCAATTGGTAGGAGTGGTCATGGTGTAGCTGTTCTGGACAAGCAGATAATGGTTCTTGGAGGCCTTTGTTACAATGGTCATTACAGTGACTCAATTCTCACCTTTGatccagaggaaaacaaatggaaagaagaTGAATATCCGAGGATGCCATGCAAGCTGGATGGCTTACAAGTCTGCAGCTTGCACTTCCCTGAGTATGTTTTGGAGCATGTTAAACGCTGCAGCTAG